In one Chryseobacterium camelliae genomic region, the following are encoded:
- a CDS encoding reprolysin-like metallopeptidase codes for MRKQLSMIGMLLITGISFAQTGRLWSESSRKTTSEIFENKSFVNSPKIFSLDMNGLKSVLAKAPKRLAAGEKSEVIVSFPNSEGKMENFKIRENSNFTPELAAKYPDIKSYVGTGLEDPNSTVYFSISPLGLSSMEIYGDKSAVFIEPYTKDLSTYVVYKKSDKKDDLSKFECSVIDVAQKGAANTTNLAARPNADDAQLRTFRLALSCTGEYTAYFGGTKANALAAMNNTMTRVNGVFEKDFAARMVLIANNDAVIYTSASSDPYSAASGMSNWNSQLQSTLTSVIGEANYDIGHLFGASGGGGNAGCIGCVCTNGSKGSGYTSPADAIPSGDNFDIDYVAHEMGHQFGGNHTFSMNNEGTGVNMEPGSGSTIMGYAGITSQDIQPHSDAFFHAVSIQQITNNIKSKTCSVNTATGNSIPTANAGLDYTIPKGTPFMLTGAGTDANGDSLTYIWEQMDNASSSQTGASSAASATKSSGPTFRSWTPQTTPTRYFPRMASVLTGATTTAGSEIAVEALSNVARTYNFRFTVRDNRAGGSGNNSDDAVITVNSTAGPFSVSSQNSATTYSGGTSQTVTWNVAGTTANNVNAANVDILWSTDSGNTWTTLLAGTPNDGSQAVTIPNVSTTTGRIMVKGSNHIFFDVNNANITVNAGSGSSDTVAPTAPVLAASGTTSTSTNLSWSGATDNVAVTGYDVYQGASLIGSTASASYTVTSLTPSTTYNFTVKAKDAAGNVSVSSNTVNVTTLAGTSVSYCSATATNTADERIGNVSFGTINNTSTGTAGYEDFTSVSTNVTRGNAYTISVTPTWSSTKYSEAYAVYIDYNKDGDFADSGELAWSKAGSTTTPVTGSITIPATATLGTTRMRVMMKYSSVPTSSCGSYTYGQVEDYTLNIVSSGRGDQLETKDLITEVKLYPNPARDILNISNSTSEDYKIFDMGGKLIKSGKLERGSINVSSLIKGAYMIQIGEVSKRFIKN; via the coding sequence ATGAGAAAACAACTATCGATGATCGGAATGCTTCTGATCACAGGCATTTCTTTCGCTCAGACCGGCCGTCTTTGGTCTGAAAGTTCAAGAAAAACAACTTCAGAAATTTTTGAAAACAAATCTTTCGTTAACTCTCCTAAGATTTTCAGTCTGGATATGAACGGATTGAAAAGCGTTCTTGCAAAAGCCCCCAAAAGATTAGCTGCAGGAGAAAAATCAGAGGTTATTGTTTCTTTCCCGAATTCTGAAGGAAAAATGGAAAACTTTAAAATCAGAGAGAATTCCAACTTTACTCCTGAACTGGCTGCGAAATATCCCGATATTAAGTCTTATGTAGGAACTGGCTTAGAAGATCCCAATTCTACCGTCTATTTCAGCATCTCCCCTCTAGGTTTATCTTCAATGGAAATTTACGGTGATAAATCTGCCGTTTTCATTGAGCCTTACACCAAAGATCTTTCCACGTATGTAGTGTACAAAAAATCTGACAAGAAAGATGATCTGAGTAAATTTGAATGTAGCGTTATTGATGTTGCGCAAAAAGGAGCCGCCAACACAACGAATCTTGCAGCAAGACCCAACGCGGATGATGCTCAACTAAGGACATTCAGGTTAGCATTATCTTGTACAGGTGAGTATACAGCTTACTTCGGAGGAACAAAAGCTAATGCTTTGGCGGCGATGAACAATACGATGACCCGCGTAAACGGAGTTTTTGAAAAAGATTTTGCGGCTAGAATGGTTTTAATAGCTAATAATGATGCGGTAATTTATACCAGTGCTTCTTCCGACCCTTATTCTGCAGCTTCAGGAATGAGCAACTGGAATTCTCAGCTTCAAAGTACTTTAACATCAGTGATCGGAGAAGCGAATTATGATATAGGTCACTTGTTCGGAGCTTCGGGAGGCGGAGGAAATGCGGGTTGTATCGGCTGTGTCTGTACAAACGGTTCAAAAGGAAGCGGTTATACCTCTCCTGCTGATGCAATTCCATCAGGTGATAACTTCGATATTGATTATGTAGCGCATGAAATGGGACATCAGTTTGGTGGAAACCATACCTTCTCAATGAATAACGAAGGAACAGGAGTGAATATGGAGCCTGGTTCCGGATCAACGATTATGGGGTATGCGGGAATCACAAGTCAGGATATTCAGCCGCATTCAGATGCTTTTTTCCACGCAGTCAGTATTCAGCAGATTACCAACAATATTAAATCTAAAACCTGCTCTGTAAACACAGCTACAGGAAATTCAATTCCTACAGCCAATGCAGGTTTAGATTACACCATACCAAAAGGAACTCCATTTATGTTAACCGGAGCTGGAACAGATGCGAACGGAGATTCTTTAACCTACATCTGGGAGCAGATGGATAATGCTTCTTCTTCCCAAACGGGTGCAAGTTCAGCTGCAAGTGCAACAAAATCTTCCGGACCAACTTTCAGATCCTGGACTCCGCAAACAACTCCAACGAGATATTTCCCGAGAATGGCTTCTGTATTAACGGGGGCAACAACAACGGCAGGTTCGGAAATTGCAGTTGAAGCTTTATCTAATGTTGCAAGAACATATAACTTCAGATTTACGGTTCGTGATAACAGAGCTGGAGGTTCCGGAAATAATTCTGATGACGCAGTAATTACGGTAAACTCTACTGCAGGACCTTTCAGTGTAAGTTCTCAGAATTCCGCAACAACCTATTCAGGAGGGACTTCTCAAACGGTAACCTGGAATGTAGCCGGAACCACCGCTAATAATGTAAATGCAGCAAATGTAGATATTCTTTGGTCTACGGACAGCGGAAATACATGGACTACTCTATTGGCAGGGACTCCAAACGACGGATCTCAGGCGGTAACAATTCCGAATGTTTCTACTACAACAGGAAGAATTATGGTAAAAGGTTCAAATCACATTTTCTTTGATGTAAATAACGCAAATATTACTGTAAATGCAGGTTCAGGATCTTCAGATACCGTGGCTCCTACAGCACCTGTATTAGCAGCTTCAGGCACTACTTCTACAAGCACAAATCTTTCTTGGTCAGGAGCAACAGATAACGTAGCAGTTACAGGTTACGATGTTTATCAGGGTGCTTCATTGATCGGTTCCACAGCATCTGCTTCTTATACTGTAACAAGCTTAACTCCTTCTACAACGTACAACTTTACTGTAAAAGCTAAAGATGCGGCAGGAAATGTTTCTGTTTCAAGCAATACGGTAAATGTAACCACTCTTGCAGGAACTTCGGTAAGCTACTGCTCAGCAACAGCAACGAATACGGCTGATGAGAGAATCGGAAATGTGAGCTTCGGAACAATTAATAACACTTCTACAGGAACTGCTGGTTACGAAGACTTTACATCTGTTTCTACCAATGTAACAAGAGGGAATGCTTACACAATCTCAGTAACTCCGACTTGGTCTTCTACAAAATACAGTGAAGCTTATGCAGTGTATATTGATTACAATAAAGATGGAGACTTTGCAGACAGTGGTGAATTGGCGTGGTCTAAAGCAGGTTCTACAACTACACCGGTTACAGGATCGATTACCATTCCGGCTACGGCAACTTTAGGAACTACCAGAATGAGAGTGATGATGAAATACAGCTCTGTCCCTACATCTTCTTGTGGATCTTACACATACGGGCAGGTAGAAGATTACACCTTAAATATTGTTTCATCTGGAAGAGGAGATCAGTTAGAGACGAAAGACTTGATTACTGAGGTTAAGCTATATCCAAATCCGGCAAGAGATATTTTAAATATTTCAAATTCAACTTCAGAAGATTATAAAATCTTCGATATGGGTGGAAAACTAATTAAATCAGGAAAACTTGAAAGAGGTTCTATTAATGTAAGCAGTCTTATTAAAGGGGCTTATATGATCCAGATTGGAGAGGTTTCTAAGAGATTCATTAAAAACTAA
- a CDS encoding DinB family protein, with the protein MIKQALLGEFLHEAESTRKLLKAIPDSALDWKPSEINWTTGQLASHVAEVYNWFESTFNQDVFDMGTYQYDKGDISKAENIVAKFEENVARAQKVLENSDESTYFNEWKMEMDGNVLFPPMPKIQVIRSFLYNHLYHHRGELVVYLRSTGNKVPGLYGPTADDKF; encoded by the coding sequence ATGATTAAACAGGCACTATTAGGCGAATTTTTGCATGAAGCAGAAAGCACCAGAAAATTGTTGAAAGCAATTCCGGACAGCGCTTTAGACTGGAAACCTTCTGAAATTAACTGGACTACAGGTCAGTTGGCTTCCCATGTTGCTGAAGTTTATAATTGGTTTGAATCTACCTTCAATCAGGATGTTTTCGATATGGGAACATACCAGTACGATAAAGGAGATATTTCCAAGGCCGAAAATATTGTGGCTAAGTTTGAAGAAAACGTTGCTAGAGCTCAAAAAGTTTTAGAAAACTCAGACGAAAGCACTTATTTTAATGAATGGAAAATGGAAATGGACGGAAACGTACTCTTCCCTCCTATGCCGAAAATTCAGGTGATTCGTTCGTTCCTGTACAATCATTTATATCATCACAGAGGCGAGTTGGTGGTGTATTTAAGATCTACGGGAAATAAAGTTCCGGGATTATACGGCCCGACTGCTGACGATAAATTTTAA
- a CDS encoding acyl-CoA dehydrogenase family protein, with protein sequence MNTETIDNIKMIAETAREFAEKNIRPNIMEWDESQTFPKELFHQLGEMGFMGIVVPEQYGGSGLGYHEYVAILDEISQVDPSIGLSVAAHNSLCTNHIYEFGNEEQRNKWLPQLATGKVIGAWGLTEHNTGSDSGGMSTTAVKDGDDWIINGAKNFITHAISGDIAVVMTRTGEIGAKNNSTAFVLEKGMPGFTSGKKENKLGMRASETAELIFDNVRVPDSHRLGEVGEGFKQAMKILDGGRISIAALSLGTARGAYKSALKYAKERHQFGRSISEFQAINFMLADMATEIDAAELLIQRAATLKNAKQKMTKEGAMAKLYASEACVRISNNAVQIFGGYGYTKDFPAEKFYRDSKLCTIGEGTSEIQRLVIGRDITK encoded by the coding sequence ATGAATACAGAGACTATTGACAACATTAAAATGATAGCAGAAACAGCAAGAGAGTTTGCTGAGAAAAATATCAGACCGAATATCATGGAGTGGGACGAAAGCCAGACTTTTCCTAAAGAGTTGTTTCACCAGTTAGGTGAGATGGGTTTTATGGGAATTGTGGTTCCTGAGCAATACGGTGGTTCTGGTCTTGGTTATCATGAATATGTTGCAATTCTTGATGAGATTTCTCAGGTAGATCCTTCTATCGGTCTTTCAGTTGCAGCGCACAATTCACTTTGTACTAACCATATTTATGAGTTCGGAAATGAAGAACAGAGAAATAAATGGCTTCCTCAACTGGCTACCGGTAAAGTAATCGGAGCTTGGGGATTAACAGAGCACAACACAGGTTCGGATTCAGGAGGAATGTCTACAACAGCTGTAAAAGATGGAGATGACTGGATTATTAACGGGGCTAAAAACTTTATTACCCATGCTATTTCCGGAGATATCGCTGTTGTAATGACAAGAACCGGAGAAATTGGTGCTAAAAATAATTCAACGGCTTTTGTATTGGAAAAAGGAATGCCTGGTTTTACTTCTGGTAAAAAAGAAAATAAATTGGGAATGAGAGCTTCAGAAACTGCAGAATTAATTTTTGATAACGTTCGTGTTCCGGATTCTCACCGTTTAGGAGAAGTTGGAGAAGGTTTCAAGCAAGCGATGAAAATTCTTGATGGAGGAAGAATTTCTATTGCTGCATTAAGTTTAGGAACAGCAAGAGGAGCTTATAAATCAGCTTTGAAATATGCTAAAGAAAGACATCAGTTCGGAAGATCAATTTCAGAATTCCAGGCGATCAACTTTATGTTAGCAGATATGGCAACTGAAATCGATGCTGCAGAATTGTTGATTCAAAGAGCTGCTACATTAAAGAACGCTAAACAAAAAATGACAAAAGAAGGAGCTATGGCAAAACTATATGCTTCTGAAGCTTGTGTAAGAATTTCTAACAATGCCGTTCAGATTTTCGGAGGATACGGATATACGAAAGACTTCCCTGCTGAGAAATTCTACAGAGATTCTAAACTTTGCACCATCGGAGAAGGTACTTCTGAAATTCAAAGATTAGTGATCGGTAGAGATATCACAAAATAA
- a CDS encoding endonuclease, whose product MKKLLLPIFLISSYYAAQAPVGYYNGTTGLSGYALKSKLHDIISSHAINWHYGDLQNYYNQTDLDKYYDHGSSNTTLLLDIYSEIPTGPDAYEYTSAQLISSASTEGSGWNREHMVPQSTFSTGSISDYPMYSDLFFVIPVDARINQLRSNYPYGMVGSTIYYTFTNGSRIGNCAIPGAAYTGRVYEPINEFKGDVARSLLYFAVRYEGKMSSFNYMAGTTPANDESQLDGTEERVFEPSYIAMLLQWNQQDPVSQKEIDRNNAVYNIQKNRNPFIDNPAWINAIWSDTPDSIAPNPPTALATTSQNAYFVNLSWTPSTDTDILGYKIYMNGSVTPIATTKNTSIAIDHLLPSTSYTFTVKSYDKGYLESVNSNIASATTLSSDSYAKDLIITKYLEGTSDNKALEITNKTGHEVNLNDYRLNIQFYNGTSYYFSDTFELEGTIANNESFVILNPNANLSCYTNAQAKFVTASTPMTYTGSQYVELAYNESIPVDVIGTKGATNSNGNVSLYRLSSVTQPTATFNISEWDSYASNYCLNLGSLSTSDLITSREEEFKIYPNPANEHIFVSGKIEEIKSAQILDFSGKVISTEKMPFKNKKNISVQYLSTGSYLLKLDDKIYPFIKK is encoded by the coding sequence ATGAAAAAACTTCTACTTCCTATATTTTTAATTTCATCATATTATGCGGCACAAGCTCCTGTAGGATACTATAACGGTACAACCGGGTTAAGTGGCTATGCATTAAAATCTAAGCTTCACGACATTATTTCCAGCCATGCCATCAATTGGCATTACGGAGACCTGCAAAACTATTACAACCAAACCGATCTGGATAAATACTATGATCACGGAAGCAGCAACACCACATTATTATTAGATATCTATTCCGAAATTCCAACCGGACCGGATGCTTATGAATACACTTCGGCTCAATTAATCAGCAGTGCTTCAACGGAAGGATCAGGCTGGAACAGGGAACACATGGTTCCGCAAAGTACGTTCAGCACAGGAAGTATTAGCGATTACCCTATGTATTCGGATTTATTTTTTGTAATTCCGGTAGATGCAAGAATCAATCAGTTAAGAAGCAACTATCCGTACGGAATGGTTGGCTCTACTATTTATTACACTTTCACAAACGGTTCCAGAATAGGAAACTGTGCAATTCCCGGAGCTGCTTACACGGGAAGGGTATATGAGCCTATCAATGAATTCAAAGGAGATGTAGCAAGATCCTTACTTTATTTTGCCGTACGATATGAAGGCAAAATGAGTTCTTTTAATTATATGGCGGGAACAACTCCTGCCAATGATGAATCCCAGCTTGACGGAACGGAAGAAAGGGTTTTTGAACCTTCCTACATCGCCATGCTTCTTCAATGGAACCAGCAGGATCCGGTTTCACAAAAGGAAATCGACAGAAATAATGCGGTGTATAACATTCAGAAAAACAGAAATCCTTTTATTGATAATCCGGCATGGATAAATGCCATCTGGTCTGATACTCCGGATTCTATTGCCCCGAATCCGCCTACTGCTTTAGCTACCACTTCGCAAAATGCTTATTTTGTCAACCTGAGCTGGACTCCAAGTACAGATACCGATATTTTAGGATACAAGATATACATGAACGGTTCCGTAACACCGATTGCTACGACAAAAAACACATCAATAGCAATAGACCATCTTTTGCCTTCCACTTCTTATACGTTTACCGTAAAATCTTATGATAAAGGGTATCTGGAATCCGTAAACAGCAATATCGCTTCTGCAACTACGCTTTCGTCAGATTCTTACGCTAAAGATTTAATCATCACCAAATACCTGGAAGGCACTTCAGACAACAAAGCTCTTGAAATCACCAACAAAACAGGACATGAAGTCAATCTGAACGATTATCGTCTTAATATCCAATTTTACAACGGAACATCCTATTATTTTTCAGATACTTTTGAGCTGGAAGGAACGATTGCCAACAATGAAAGCTTTGTCATTCTGAATCCTAATGCCAATCTCAGCTGCTATACTAATGCACAGGCGAAATTCGTAACCGCATCTACTCCTATGACTTACACAGGAAGTCAATATGTAGAATTGGCTTATAACGAAAGTATTCCCGTAGATGTTATCGGAACCAAAGGAGCAACCAATTCTAACGGAAATGTCTCTCTATACAGATTGTCATCGGTAACACAACCTACGGCTACATTTAATATTTCGGAATGGGATTCCTATGCAAGCAATTATTGTCTAAACTTAGGATCATTATCAACTTCAGACCTTATTACTTCCCGTGAAGAAGAATTTAAAATTTATCCAAATCCTGCCAATGAACATATTTTTGTAAGCGGAAAAATTGAAGAAATCAAGTCTGCACAAATTTTAGACTTTTCCGGAAAAGTGATTTCTACAGAAAAAATGCCGTTCAAAAACAAAAAAAATATTTCGGTTCAGTATTTGTCTACAGGTTCATATTTATTAAAACTTGACGATAAGATTTATCCGTTCATTAAAAAATAA
- a CDS encoding SatD family protein has protein sequence MIAVITGDIINSQQAETEVWITKLKNLLENWGSAPHTWEIYRGDEFQFKCNIDDVFWRFLAIKSLIKSQENLDVRIAIGIGEENFSSEKITESNGTAYVHSGRLLNDLKNDGHTVAIKTSNESVNKDLNILLKWSSKDFDNWTMATSEIIHEMIMNQDITQEDLAKRFNISQSSISQRLKRANYELIVETNQYFRKKISEL, from the coding sequence ATGATAGCGGTCATTACCGGAGATATTATAAATTCACAACAAGCGGAAACAGAGGTTTGGATCACCAAGCTTAAAAATCTTCTCGAAAATTGGGGAAGCGCTCCTCACACATGGGAAATCTACAGGGGAGATGAGTTTCAGTTCAAATGTAATATTGATGACGTTTTCTGGCGTTTCTTAGCCATAAAATCACTTATAAAAAGTCAGGAAAATTTAGATGTAAGAATTGCCATTGGAATTGGTGAAGAAAACTTTTCGTCTGAAAAGATTACCGAATCCAACGGAACGGCTTATGTACATTCCGGAAGATTACTTAATGATTTAAAAAATGACGGCCATACCGTTGCGATCAAAACGTCTAACGAGTCGGTAAATAAAGACTTAAATATTCTTCTCAAATGGTCATCAAAAGATTTTGATAACTGGACGATGGCAACTTCAGAAATCATTCATGAAATGATTATGAATCAAGATATTACACAAGAAGACTTAGCAAAAAGATTTAACATATCACAGTCCTCCATAAGCCAGCGACTGAAACGCGCAAACTACGAGCTTATCGTAGAAACCAATCAATATTTTAGAAAGAAAATTTCAGAACTGTAA
- a CDS encoding DUF3307 domain-containing protein, producing MIFIQLILAHLLGDFILQPNSWVAEKENKKLKSKYLYLHVLIHTVLSFIFLWNSELWWVAVLVGVSHFIIDAAKLNFQTIKNKKSWFFIDQALHIAVIAGVSFGFNEFNFEFLKNQNFLKILMAALFLTTPASIFIKIMLSSWTPVPEAASNIQTESLSSAGKYIGILERLLVFTFIMVNHWEGVGFMVAAKSVFRFSDLAQAKQRKLTEYVLIGTLLSFGMAVLTGILIK from the coding sequence ATGATTTTTATTCAACTCATATTGGCACACTTACTCGGAGACTTTATTCTTCAGCCAAACTCTTGGGTTGCAGAGAAGGAAAATAAAAAACTTAAGAGTAAATATTTGTACCTTCATGTTCTGATACATACGGTTTTAAGTTTTATTTTTCTTTGGAATTCAGAACTTTGGTGGGTAGCCGTGTTGGTGGGAGTTTCGCACTTTATTATTGATGCTGCAAAACTGAATTTTCAGACCATTAAAAATAAAAAAAGCTGGTTTTTTATCGATCAGGCATTACATATTGCAGTGATTGCAGGAGTTTCTTTCGGTTTTAATGAATTCAATTTTGAATTTTTAAAAAATCAGAACTTCTTAAAAATATTGATGGCAGCCTTGTTTTTAACGACACCTGCTTCAATTTTCATTAAAATAATGTTGTCATCCTGGACGCCCGTTCCGGAGGCAGCAAGTAATATACAAACCGAATCTTTATCCAGCGCAGGAAAGTATATCGGAATTTTAGAACGTTTACTCGTTTTCACTTTTATCATGGTGAATCATTGGGAAGGCGTAGGTTTTATGGTAGCTGCAAAATCTGTTTTCAGATTCAGCGACTTGGCACAGGCCAAACAAAGAAAATTAACGGAATATGTACTCATCGGTACATTGCTGAGCTTTGGAATGGCGGTTTTAACAGGAATTTTAATTAAATAA
- the purC gene encoding phosphoribosylaminoimidazolesuccinocarboxamide synthase encodes MEKKEMLYEGKAKQVFATDNPDQVVVRFKDDATAFNAQKRGSVDLKGEMNNAITTLIFEYLNEKGIKTHFIKQLNEREQLVRKVSIIPLEMVVRNYSAGSMAQRLGVEEGIKSPVTIFDICYKKDELGDPLINDHHAVFLGAATYEELDEMYELTSDINEILIDLFDKMNIILVDFKIELGKTSDGEIILADEISPDTCRLWDKDTMKKLDKDRFRRDLGEVTEAYVEIYNRLKTVLAK; translated from the coding sequence ATGGAAAAGAAAGAAATGTTGTACGAAGGGAAAGCAAAACAAGTATTTGCTACCGATAATCCTGATCAAGTAGTAGTACGTTTTAAAGACGATGCTACCGCATTTAATGCTCAAAAAAGAGGATCTGTTGATTTGAAAGGTGAAATGAACAACGCCATCACCACTTTGATTTTTGAATATTTAAATGAAAAAGGGATTAAGACTCATTTCATTAAACAATTGAACGAAAGAGAGCAATTGGTAAGAAAAGTATCTATCATTCCTTTGGAAATGGTGGTAAGAAACTATTCTGCAGGAAGTATGGCTCAAAGATTAGGAGTTGAAGAAGGAATCAAATCTCCGGTTACCATCTTCGACATCTGCTACAAAAAAGATGAGTTGGGAGATCCGCTTATCAACGATCACCACGCTGTTTTCTTAGGTGCTGCCACTTACGAAGAGCTTGATGAAATGTATGAATTAACTTCTGACATCAACGAAATCTTAATTGATTTATTCGACAAAATGAACATCATCTTGGTTGATTTCAAAATTGAATTAGGGAAGACTTCTGACGGTGAGATTATCCTGGCAGACGAAATTTCGCCTGATACTTGCAGACTTTGGGATAAAGATACGATGAAGAAACTGGATAAAGACAGATTCAGAAGAGATTTAGGAGAAGTTACCGAAGCATATGTTGAGATCTATAACAGATTGAAAACTGTACTTGCTAAATAA
- the purF gene encoding amidophosphoribosyltransferase, translated as MKSLDIHKSEYLKQFETQTYGRNLFRTQEEERLDAPNEECGIFGMYSDNDLDTFSLSQFGLFALQHRGQEACGISVLKDGKITNMKDEGLVLDVYKEIQDPETFMGNSAIGHTRYTTAGDKKKYNFQPFFAKNEYDQIILSIAHNGNLTNAKELKAELEAEGVVFRATSDSEVILRLIQKNLDLGLRGAIKATMEKIEGAYSVVGMTRNKFFAFRDFNGIRPLVLGAINENSYVVASESVALDAVGAQYVRDILPGEIIYTNENEPGKLHSIMVDEEKAKQRICSFEYIYFARPDSSLENINVYEIREKSGEKIWEQAPVEADMVIGVPDSGVPAAIGFSKASGIPFRPVLIKNRYIGRSFIVPTQEMRERVVNLKLNPIISEMKDKRVVIIDDSIVRGTTSKRLVKILKDAGVKEIHFRSVSPPIIAPCYLGIDTPSKDDLISANMTTEELRTYLGVNSLEFLSIDNLKSILGSANHCFGCFTEEYPVGKGEELELFN; from the coding sequence ATGAAAAGTTTAGACATTCATAAAAGTGAATATTTAAAACAGTTTGAAACTCAAACCTACGGAAGAAATCTTTTCAGAACGCAGGAAGAAGAGAGATTAGACGCTCCGAATGAAGAGTGCGGTATCTTCGGAATGTATTCTGACAACGATTTGGATACGTTTTCTCTTTCACAGTTCGGGCTTTTTGCACTTCAGCACAGAGGTCAGGAAGCTTGTGGTATTTCTGTTCTGAAAGACGGAAAAATCACCAATATGAAAGATGAAGGCTTGGTATTAGACGTTTATAAAGAGATCCAGGATCCTGAAACTTTTATGGGAAATTCTGCAATCGGACACACCCGTTATACCACTGCAGGAGATAAAAAGAAGTATAATTTCCAGCCATTTTTCGCCAAAAACGAATATGACCAGATTATCCTGTCTATTGCACACAACGGTAACCTTACCAATGCAAAAGAATTAAAAGCTGAGCTGGAAGCTGAAGGTGTTGTTTTCAGAGCTACTTCGGATTCAGAGGTTATTTTAAGATTAATTCAAAAAAATCTTGATCTAGGACTTCGTGGAGCAATTAAAGCAACCATGGAGAAAATTGAAGGAGCCTATTCGGTGGTAGGGATGACGAGAAATAAATTCTTCGCATTCAGAGATTTCAACGGAATCAGACCTTTGGTTTTAGGAGCTATTAACGAAAATTCTTACGTTGTGGCCTCAGAATCTGTAGCTTTAGATGCAGTTGGAGCACAGTATGTCCGTGATATTTTACCGGGAGAAATCATTTATACCAATGAAAATGAACCCGGGAAATTACACTCAATCATGGTGGATGAAGAAAAAGCCAAGCAAAGAATCTGCTCATTCGAGTACATTTATTTTGCAAGACCTGACTCTTCTTTAGAAAATATCAATGTTTACGAAATCAGAGAAAAATCGGGAGAAAAAATCTGGGAACAGGCTCCGGTAGAAGCTGATATGGTAATTGGGGTTCCTGATTCAGGAGTTCCTGCTGCCATCGGATTTTCTAAAGCTTCTGGAATTCCCTTCCGTCCGGTTTTGATTAAAAACAGATATATCGGAAGAAGCTTCATTGTACCGACTCAGGAAATGAGAGAAAGAGTAGTGAACTTAAAATTGAATCCGATTATTTCTGAAATGAAGGATAAAAGAGTAGTCATTATCGACGATTCTATCGTTCGTGGAACTACTTCTAAAAGATTGGTTAAAATCCTTAAAGATGCAGGCGTGAAGGAAATTCACTTCAGAAGTGTTTCTCCGCCCATTATTGCCCCTTGTTATTTAGGAATCGACACTCCGTCTAAAGATGACCTGATTTCAGCAAATATGACGACCGAAGAACTTAGAACTTATTTAGGTGTAAATTCTTTAGAGTTTTTAAGCATAGACAATCTAAAAAGCATTTTAGGTTCTGCTAATCACTGCTTCGGATGTTTCACAGAGGAGTACCCTGTAGGAAAAGGAGAAGAATTGGAATTATTTAATTAA
- a CDS encoding porin family protein, translated as MKKLILGIAIAISSLTFAQEKTKSSSPVSFGVKAGLNVASINSDDAKAKAGLYAGVFANIPVASSFSVQPEVLYNGMGAKSEDFSDVRLNLDYISVPVMLQYNVLPEFYLEAGPQFSFAISRKMKGDGGSVDVDQFYKGFDFGVGIGAGYYIAQGFGVTARFVAGATDIVENNPSDAIRNSVFQVGIAYKF; from the coding sequence ATGAAAAAATTAATCTTAGGAATTGCTATTGCGATCAGTTCTTTAACATTCGCTCAAGAAAAAACAAAATCTTCATCTCCTGTATCATTTGGTGTAAAAGCAGGTCTTAACGTAGCTTCTATTAATTCTGATGATGCGAAAGCAAAAGCCGGACTTTATGCAGGTGTATTTGCCAATATTCCGGTAGCATCTTCTTTCAGTGTACAACCCGAGGTTTTGTATAACGGGATGGGAGCCAAAAGTGAGGATTTTTCAGACGTAAGATTAAACCTTGATTATATCTCTGTTCCTGTAATGCTACAGTATAATGTTCTTCCTGAATTCTATTTGGAAGCTGGTCCTCAATTCAGCTTTGCAATTAGTAGAAAAATGAAAGGAGACGGAGGTTCTGTAGATGTAGATCAATTTTACAAAGGATTTGACTTTGGTGTTGGAATAGGAGCTGGTTATTATATTGCACAAGGATTTGGAGTTACCGCAAGATTCGTTGCCGGAGCCACTGATATTGTAGAGAACAATCCTTCTGATGCCATCAGAAACAGTGTATTCCAAGTAGGTATCGCTTATAAATTCTAA